Proteins from a single region of Fundulus heteroclitus isolate FHET01 chromosome 12, MU-UCD_Fhet_4.1, whole genome shotgun sequence:
- the LOC105917137 gene encoding uncharacterized protein LOC105917137 → MPQYVTELDVSVNADEESLLRKNGFTSVPVDLNSGSGGDRIFLWYKTSDCPAISRIQFSFTPVMETGLIKEGYHKVDKNLNAGTRGGPIYLWFYKGSTAYDVPIVELSVSTDAGSDAKKAQPLWERSACDLNRAAGGKWMYLWVKRESQTYICDITAAAGSDGDAELLREGYIRVDEDTNRGAGGAYVFIWYRQTTDSQKAVKDLQVSTDEKSIESYQNQLYEQVDTNLNEGTGGVPVYLWYKTTECSKDPVRMVTVILDPGASHPYMKAGVQVIEKNLNESNSGLKEYLCFH, encoded by the coding sequence ATGCCGCAGTACGTCACTGAACTCGACGTCTCTGTGAACGCCGACGAGGAGAGTCTGCTACGGAAAAACGGCTTCACCAGCGTTCCTGTTGATCTGAACTCAGGGAGCGGCGGAGACAGAATCTTCCTCTGGTACAAAACCAGCGACTGCCCAGCAATCTCCAGGATCCAGTTTTCCTTCACCCCCGTAATGGAGACGGGTCTCATCAAGGAAGGGTACCACAAGGTCGACAAAAACCTCAACGCCGGAACCCGCGGCGGCCCCATCTACCTGTGGTTCTACAAAGGCTCCACTGCGTACGACGTCCCCATCGTGGAGCTCAGCGTCTCCACGGATGCGGGAAGTGACGCCAAAAAGGCCCAGCCTCTGTGGGAGAGGTCGGCCTGTGATCTGAACCGGGCGGCTGGAGGAAAATGGATGTACCTGTGGGTGAAGAGGGAGAGTCAGACCTACATCTGTGACATCACCGCCGCCGCCGGCAGCGACGGGGACGCCGAGCTCCTCCGGGAAGGCTACATCCGGGTGGACGAAGACACCAACAGGGGCGCGGGTGGGGCTTACGTTTTCATCTGGTACCGACAGACCACCGACAGTCAGAAGGCCGTCAAAGATCTGCAGGTGTCCACGGACGAGAAGTCCATAGAGAGCTATCAGAACCAGCTCTACGAGCAAGTGGACACCAACCTGAATGAGGGGACAGGAGGAGTCCCGGTGTATCTGTGGTACAAGACCACAGAGTGCAGCAAAGACCCCGTCAGGATGGTCACCGTGATCCTGGACCCGGGCGCGTCGCACCCCTACATGAAGGCCGGCGTCCAGGTCATTGAGAAAAACCTCAACGAGAGTAATTCAGGCCTCAAAGAGTACCTGTGCTTTCATTAG